The DNA region GTCATATTGGCGGTACGTGAAGAGTTCTCAAGCAATAAGTCGTGTAAACCACACACTTTCCGCATTGTATTGATCGGTAATTTCGCAAGAACTCAATTATTGAAAGTAATTAGTTTCTTCCAATATTCAGCCATCGAACTGTTAATATATGCTGATCGTCCAACTAAAATCGATGAATGTTGTTGCGTATCAAGTTCCACTTTCAAACCTGTCGGCGAAAACTACATGTTAATCGATTTTACAGGTTACTTTCGCTCTTGTCGCCCTTGTCGCCGTGGTTTTGGCCGAGCCACCAGTGCCATCCAGCCAATATCTCCCCTCCAACCAGTACGGACCCCCAAGCAACCAATACGGACCCCCAAGCAACCAATACGGACCACCAAGCAACAGCTATGGAGCCCCAGCCCAAACCCAAGCAGTAATCCGACCAAACACCCAATACGGAGCACCCACCAACAACTACCTCCCCCCCAGCAACAACGGAGGCTACGGCTACGAAGACAGAACTGTGAGTATCCGTGTAAAAACCACAGAATaacattgatttttttcttttatcttCCTCAGGAACCAGCCAACTACCAATTCGAATACAAAGTCGACGATCCAGCTTCTGGCAATGACTTCGGACACGAAGAACAACGTCAAGGAGATGTCGCTCAAGGCAGGTACTACGTTCTTCTTCCCGACGGCAGAAGGCAGGTCG from Coccinella septempunctata chromosome 1, icCocSept1.1, whole genome shotgun sequence includes:
- the LOC123319272 gene encoding pro-resilin-like, translating into MKVTFALVALVAVVLAEPPVPSSQYLPSNQYGPPSNQYGPPSNQYGPPSNSYGAPAQTQAVIRPNTQYGAPTNNYLPPSNNGGYGYEDRTEPANYQFEYKVDDPASGNDFGHEEQRQGDVAQGRYYVLLPDGRRQVVEYTADSEGYKPKITYEQVNNGYGSGRPSNGGYQY